GTCGCGTCCAGCACCACCATCAGCTGCGCAATCGCAATCACCACAAGGCCCCACCAGCGCCGCGGATCCGGCTTCGTGGGCGTGGCCCAACGGGGAGTGCCGGTCCTGGGAGGGCGAGCTGGGCCTCCCTCTTGGCTCGCGTCACTCATCACGGCCCGCCTCGCTCGGCTGGTACGGCCACCCCGGCCACCCGCCGCCCACCCCGGAGCAACCGGATCAAACGGAGCGCTTCACCCATTCAGCGTAGGTAGGGGCGCGGGGCCTCGCCTCTTGTGGTGTGCGTCGGCGCGGTGGTCAGGGGGCACGCACGACGGCGGCCGCGGCCGGGCCCGTGGGAGCCCGGCCGCGGCCGGTGAGGTGTCGGGTGTGGTGGAGGTACGGGTGGTCAGCTGTCCTTGAGGACGCCGGCCGTGCGGGCCTCGGCGAGCCACTCGGGGAACTCGACCATCAGCTGCTGGTAGAGCGCGTCGTGGGAGAGGCTGCGCGGGTCGCGGCCGGCGTGGAAGAAGCCGGCGTTGTCGACGGCGCGCTTCTCCGGGACGGCCAGGTCGTCCAGCTTGCGGAGGAAGTCGAAGCCCTTGGCGTCCGGGTCACCGAAGCCGATGAACTGCCAGAAGATGGGGAGTCCGGCCGCCTCGCAGAGGGCCTTCTCGGCGGCCGGCTTGGAGGTCGGGGCGCCGTCGGTCTGGAAGATGACGAAGGCCGGGGCGGTGGCGCCGGACTTCTTGTAGTGCTCGACGACCGCGTTGATGGCCCAGTGGTAGTTCGTACGGCCCATGTGGCCCAGGCCGGAGTGCAGTTCCTCGATGCGGCCCTCGTAGTTGGTGAGGTCGATCTCGGCGGTGCCGTCGATGTCGGTGGAGAAGAAGATGACCGGGACGGTGGCGTCGTCGTCGAGGTGCGCGGAGAGGCCGAGGGCCTGCTCGGCGAGGTTCTGGACGGTGCCGTCCTTGTAGTAGTTGCGCATCGAGCCGGAGCGGTCCAGGACCAGGTAGACGGCGGCGCGCTGGGTGGCGAGGCCGTGCTTGTCCAGGGTGCTGCCCGCGGACTTGTAGAGGCTGACCAGGGCGGGGGCGACGGAGGGCAGCGAGGCCGCGGCGGCGGGGGCGGTGACGGAAGCGGTGCCGGCCTCGGGCTCGGCCTGGGGCTCGGCCTCGGGCTGGTCCGCTGCCGGCTGGTCGGCCTCCGGCGCTGCGGCCTTCGGCTCGGCCGTCTTGGGCTCCGCGGCCTTCGGCTCGTCCTTGGGCTGCTCGGCCGCGGGCTTCGCCTCAGCCTCCGGTGCCGGTGCCGGTTCCGGCGTGGCCTCGGGCTCGGTGGTGGGCTGCGCCTCCGCCGCCACGGGTTCCGGCTTCGCCTCGGCCTCGGGCTCCGGCTGCTGTACGGGCTCCGGCTCGGCCGCCGCCTTCTTGCCCGCCGCCGACTCCGCCGCCGGGTCGGACGCGGGCTCCGCGACCGCCTCGGGCTCTGCGTCCGCCTCGGGCTCCGCGACGGCCTTGGCCTCGGGCTCCGCGACGGCCTTGGCCTCGGGCTCCGCGACGGCCTTCGCGACCGCCTCGGCCTCAGGCTCAGCGACCGCCTCCACCTCGGGCTCCGCGACGGCCTTGATCTCGGGCTCGGCCGCCGGCTCCGCCTTCGCCTCGGCCGCCACCTCGGGCTCCGGTCCGGCGGAGTCGGCGGCGGGCTCGGCGGTGGCCGTCGGTGCCGGGTTCGGGTTGTCGAAGGCCTGGCTCACGAGATCGGCGACGGCGTCGTCCTGGGCCGCAGCCGCCTCCTTGGCCGGGCCCGCCTCGGGCTCCTTGGCCTCCTCGACCGCTTCGACGGCCTCGGCCGGGGCCGACGGCGTGGCCGTCGTGGCGGCGTCCGACGCGGGTTCGGCCGCGGCCCGGTCCGCACGGTCCGCGCGGCTGCCCTGCGCGGGCAGCGTTGCGGTGGTCGGAGCCGGGTCCGCGACGGGGGCCTCCGAGGGGGCCGTCCGGGCGGCCGGAACCTCGGCTTCCGGGGTGGCGGGGGCCGGTGTGGACTCCTCGCGGGCCTCCGGGATGGTCGCGGACTCCGGCTTGTCGGCGCCGCTCGGGGCCGCGCCGGTTTCTTCACGGGTCGCCTTGGAGCGACCGAAAGCGTTGCGCAGCAGACTCCGAATGCCCATCGGCGAACCTCTCTTGCGTGTGCTGGGTGCGGCGTATGTCCGTGAAGCACAGACATGTCCCTGACCAGGACGGATACGTAAGCGTAGCGGCCGGGACCGGCCTCATCGTGGGACCCCGCGCCTTGTGTGGTGGGCCATCCGGGGGCTGTGGCGGGGTAAAGGGTTTCGGCCGGGGTGCCGGAGTCCCGCCGAGAAGACATCGGTCCTGCGTACGAGGTTGATCATCAGTGTGAACACCACCGCGGCGCAGGGTCCCGTGCGGGATTTTCGATACCGGACTGAATCCTTCCCGCGATCTGCGCCGCCGTCGTACCTGCCGTTTTGACCTTCCCTGGATCCGGGATTGACCCCTCGTACGGTGCCGCGCGGGCCTGCCGTACCCCCGGATTCACCGTCTGTTCATGTTTGCGTCGTCGTGTGGCGGAACGGCCCCCTTAGCGTCGCGGCGAACCATGACCGCGAACCGAACGCTTGCGCTCGAATCCGTTCGACTGCGCTCAAAACCGTTCGACATCGTTCGACACCGCTAAAGAGGGGGAAATGTGCGCAAGTTCCTGCCGTTGATCGGCTCGCATCCTGGTGGGCGTTCGGCCCTGACGTGCCGGTACCGCTGTGGTGACGCCTGTTTTCACGAGACGCCCAATACGAGCGACAACGCCTATGTCGGTGAGGTCATCGCCGGTGCGCTGTCCCGGCGTTCGATGGTGCGGGCCGCCGCGGTCGTGACGGTGGCGGCGGCAGCCGGGGGCGTGGCGGGCGGCGTGGGGGCGCCGGCGGCCGTGGCGGCGCCGGGTCCTGGCCAGGCGTCACG
This genomic stretch from Streptomyces nigrescens harbors:
- a CDS encoding VWA domain-containing protein; this encodes MGIRSLLRNAFGRSKATREETGAAPSGADKPESATIPEAREESTPAPATPEAEVPAARTAPSEAPVADPAPTTATLPAQGSRADRADRAAAEPASDAATTATPSAPAEAVEAVEEAKEPEAGPAKEAAAAQDDAVADLVSQAFDNPNPAPTATAEPAADSAGPEPEVAAEAKAEPAAEPEIKAVAEPEVEAVAEPEAEAVAKAVAEPEAKAVAEPEAKAVAEPEADAEPEAVAEPASDPAAESAAGKKAAAEPEPVQQPEPEAEAKPEPVAAEAQPTTEPEATPEPAPAPEAEAKPAAEQPKDEPKAAEPKTAEPKAAAPEADQPAADQPEAEPQAEPEAGTASVTAPAAAASLPSVAPALVSLYKSAGSTLDKHGLATQRAAVYLVLDRSGSMRNYYKDGTVQNLAEQALGLSAHLDDDATVPVIFFSTDIDGTAEIDLTNYEGRIEELHSGLGHMGRTNYHWAINAVVEHYKKSGATAPAFVIFQTDGAPTSKPAAEKALCEAAGLPIFWQFIGFGDPDAKGFDFLRKLDDLAVPEKRAVDNAGFFHAGRDPRSLSHDALYQQLMVEFPEWLAEARTAGVLKDS